A stretch of the Melanotaenia boesemani isolate fMelBoe1 chromosome 24, fMelBoe1.pri, whole genome shotgun sequence genome encodes the following:
- the LOC121635918 gene encoding uncharacterized protein LOC121635918, which produces MPRGKSYLRSEAAKKRNVDQLTLRVGHAQPSAPFCGQRGTGLRHKVRRWPVSVYTGRSNKLVIPEGTPDKKFVLLVGDSHLRAVADGIVKMPGEKLSFGIMATPGADANQLRTEVSHAVIPLVPDAVCIMAPSNNLTASRTVDEAGQAFSQYLRTACERWPKVFVMDFVPRLTVSGEYQELMRQEFHRQSVRLGVKYWHMADHFPLGRRELWCPDGIHLSDNVGMPILVQLLWGAAYQQLETPAPVPPVQRQVSPKPSVPRIAPRVVVKGEVPATRPPPSEWTLVESGRKRNHSGEAGPAPASPKRRVVPRQADGTPVALRECFIPLNPVRFSTSILAAVDKSFPSALGDFPTGNPVEATPSLVSACDVPGPSCSEAVPMGVQVPAGGGLQRTQEATTVL; this is translated from the exons aTGCCGCGTGGGAAGTCGTACCTACGTTCTGAAGCCGCTAAGAAGCGCAATGTTGACCAACTCACGCTCCGAGTTGGTCATGCACAGCCTTCCGCTCCATTTTGTGGac AGCGTGGCACAGGCTTGCGCCACAAAGTCCGTAGATGGCCAGTGAGTGTCTATACTGGGCGTAGTAACAAGCTGGTCATCCCTGAGGGAACTCCAGACAAGAAG TTCGTTTTGCTTGTTGGAGACTCCCATCTTCGCGCTGTTGCTGATGGGATAGTCAAAATGCCAGGAGAAAAGCTGTCTTTTGGCATTATGGCGACTCCCGGTGCCGACGCTAATCAGCTGCGTACAGAGGTTTCACATGCGGTGATTCCCCTGGTCCCAGACGCAGTCTGTATTATGGCCCCCAGCAACAACCTTACGGCCAGCCGAACCGTTGATGAAGCGGGACAGGCTTTTAGCCAATATTTGAGGACAGCGTGCGAACGCTGGCCGAAG GTCTTTGTGATGGATTTTGTCCCGCGACTTACGGTCTCAGGGGAATACCAAGAACTCATGCGGCAGGAGTTCCACCGTCAGTCAGTACGTCTGG GTGTCAAGTATTGGCACATGGCTGACCATTTCCCCCTGGGACGTCGGGAGTTGTGGTGCCCTGATGGT atCCACCTTAGTGATAACGTTGGGATGCCAATCCTTGTGCAGTTGCTGTGGGGTGCCGCCTACCAGCAACTGGAGACACCAGCACCTGTGCCACCGGTGCAACGCCAGGTGTCTCCTAAGCCATCTGTGCCAAGGATTGCTCCCAGAGTGGTTGTGAAGGGGGAGGTACCAGCTACACGTCCACCCCCTTCCGAGTGGACGCTGGTGGAATCGGGCAGGAAG AGGAACCATTCGGGAGAAGCTGGGCCTGCCCCTGCTTCACCCAAGAGGAGGGTGGTTCCCCGTcag gcGGATGGCACTCCGGTGGCCTTAAGGGAGTGTTTCATCCCACTCAATCCTGTCCGGTTCTCTACATCTATTCTGGCTGCCGTGGATAAGTCTTTTCCATCGGCTCTTGGCGACTTTCCTACAGGCAACCCG gTTGAGGCCACACCAAGCCTGGTGTCTGCCTGTGACGTGCCAGGGCCCAGCTGTTCCGAGGCGGTTCCGATGGGTGTCCAGGTGCCAGCGGGTGGTGGCTTGCAGCGCACACAAGAAGCCACCACAG TGTTGTAG